One window from the genome of Deinococcus sp. NW-56 encodes:
- a CDS encoding glutamine--tRNA ligase/YqeY domain fusion protein, protein MTAPRVAPNFITEIIERDLASGKYPQVVTRFPPEPNGYLHLGHTFASFLDFQTALQYGGRYHLRLDDTNPEGESVEFAQAIQDDLRWLGWDWGEHLYYASDNFERYYGYAQQLIRQGDAYVDSVSADEMARLRGNATTPGTPSEYRSRTPEENLDLFRRMRAGEFPDGAHVLRGKIDLAASNMKLRDPVLYRILRGHHYRTGDAWCIYPMYDFQHPLQDALEGVTHSMCSLEFVDNRAIYDWLMERLGFDPRPHQYEFGRRGLEYTVTSKRKLRRLVQEGHVSGWDDPRMPTLRAQRRLGVTPEAVRAFAAQIGVSRTNRTVDISIYENAVRDDLNHRAPRVMAVLDPVRVVLTNLPEGETRPLSLPYWPHDVIRDSPDGLVALPGGERVAPGAAVREVPLSRELYIEREDFSLDPPKGYKRLTRGGTVRLRGAGIIRADEVETDGAGNVTTIHATLLGEDAKAAGVIHWVSAAHALPAEFRLYDRLFRVAHPEGGSADGERPDDIAPDFDPERMSHENEAAPLDAGFLRFLNPQSLRVVRGYVEPSVAGDPVDTRYQFERQGYFWRDPVDSRGDALVFGRIITLKDTWAKEAQKDAPKAEARAPKPAPKAEVSQATGPKPQAAPLTPEQEAEVARLTGLGASEGDARTVARDPALLAFLAGAQPGATFGQVASWTVNDLAGPLRAGEVRVTAADLAPLAERLASGGLTTRVARDVLARAATSGEAPLAIIEREGLGAGLSDEALAGAVADVLAANPDKVEAYRGGRAALMGFFTGQVMRATGGKADPAKVAAALREALGG, encoded by the coding sequence ATGACCGCGCCCCGGGTGGCCCCCAACTTCATCACCGAGATCATCGAGCGCGACCTCGCGAGCGGCAAGTACCCGCAGGTCGTGACCCGCTTTCCGCCGGAACCCAACGGGTACCTGCACCTCGGGCACACCTTTGCCTCGTTCCTCGACTTCCAGACGGCCCTGCAGTACGGCGGGCGCTACCACCTGCGGCTGGACGACACCAACCCCGAGGGCGAGAGCGTGGAATTCGCCCAGGCCATACAGGACGACCTGCGCTGGCTGGGCTGGGACTGGGGCGAGCACCTGTATTACGCCTCCGACAACTTCGAGCGGTACTACGGGTACGCCCAGCAGCTCATCCGGCAGGGCGACGCCTACGTGGACTCGGTGAGCGCCGACGAGATGGCGCGGCTGCGCGGCAACGCGACCACGCCGGGCACGCCCAGCGAGTACCGCTCGCGCACGCCGGAGGAGAACCTCGACCTCTTCCGGCGGATGCGGGCGGGCGAGTTCCCGGACGGGGCGCACGTCCTGCGCGGCAAGATCGACCTCGCCGCCTCCAACATGAAGCTGCGAGACCCGGTGCTCTACCGCATCCTGCGCGGGCACCACTACCGCACGGGCGACGCGTGGTGCATCTACCCCATGTACGACTTCCAGCACCCCCTGCAAGACGCGCTGGAGGGCGTGACCCACTCCATGTGCAGTCTGGAGTTTGTGGACAACCGCGCCATCTACGACTGGCTCATGGAGCGGCTGGGCTTCGATCCCCGCCCCCACCAGTACGAGTTCGGTCGCCGGGGGCTGGAATACACCGTGACCAGCAAGCGCAAGCTGCGGCGGCTGGTGCAGGAAGGCCACGTCTCCGGCTGGGACGACCCCCGGATGCCCACCCTGCGGGCGCAGCGCCGCCTGGGAGTGACGCCAGAAGCGGTGCGGGCCTTCGCCGCCCAGATCGGGGTGAGCCGCACCAACCGCACGGTGGACATCAGCATCTATGAAAACGCTGTGCGCGACGACCTCAACCACCGCGCCCCCCGCGTGATGGCGGTGCTGGACCCGGTGCGGGTCGTGCTGACCAACCTGCCGGAAGGGGAGACCCGCCCGCTGTCCCTGCCCTACTGGCCTCACGACGTGATCCGCGACTCGCCCGACGGCCTCGTCGCCCTGCCCGGCGGCGAGCGGGTGGCGCCGGGGGCGGCGGTGCGCGAGGTGCCCCTCTCGCGCGAGCTGTACATCGAGCGCGAGGATTTCTCGCTGGACCCCCCCAAGGGCTACAAGCGCCTGACGCGGGGCGGCACGGTGCGCCTGCGCGGGGCGGGCATCATCCGCGCCGATGAGGTGGAGACGGATGGGGCGGGCAACGTGACCACCATCCACGCGACCCTGCTGGGCGAGGACGCGAAGGCTGCCGGGGTCATTCACTGGGTCAGCGCCGCGCACGCCCTCCCCGCCGAGTTCCGCCTCTACGACCGCCTCTTCCGGGTGGCCCACCCCGAGGGCGGCAGTGCTGATGGAGAGAGGCCCGACGATATCGCCCCCGACTTCGACCCCGAGCGCATGAGCCACGAGAACGAGGCCGCGCCCCTCGACGCGGGTTTCCTGCGGTTCCTGAATCCGCAGAGCCTGCGCGTGGTGCGGGGGTACGTGGAACCCAGCGTGGCGGGCGACCCGGTGGACACCCGCTACCAGTTCGAGCGGCAGGGCTACTTCTGGCGCGATCCGGTGGACAGCCGGGGGGACGCGCTGGTGTTCGGTCGCATCATCACGCTGAAGGACACCTGGGCGAAGGAGGCGCAGAAGGACGCGCCGAAGGCGGAGGCCAGAGCGCCCAAGCCTGCGCCGAAAGCCGAGGTTTCTCAGGCCACCGGCCCGAAGCCCCAGGCCGCCCCCCTCACCCCCGAGCAGGAGGCCGAGGTTGCTCGCCTGACCGGACTGGGGGCCTCAGAGGGAGACGCCCGCACGGTGGCACGGGACCCGGCGCTGCTCGCGTTCCTGGCGGGGGCGCAGCCCGGCGCCACGTTCGGGCAGGTCGCCTCGTGGACGGTGAACGACCTCGCGGGACCGCTGCGGGCGGGCGAGGTGCGGGTCACGGCGGCGGACCTCGCGCCCCTCGCCGAGCGGCTGGCTTCCGGTGGGCTGACCACCCGCGTGGCCCGCGACGTGCTGGCACGGGCGGCGACGTCCGGCGAGGCCCCGCTGGCGATTATCGAGCGCGAGGGACTCGGCGCGGGCCTCAGCGACGAGGCACTGGCTGGGGCCGTGGCCGACGTACTGGCCGCCAACCCCGACAAGGTGGAGGCGTACCGGGGCGGCAGGGCGGCGCTGATGGGCTTTTTCACCGGGCAGGTCATGCGGGCGACCGGGGGCAAGGCCGACCCCGCGAAGGTCGCGGCGGCGCTGCGGGAGGCGCTGGGGGGCTGA
- a CDS encoding multidrug DMT transporter: MDTLLKKAGAMLAHLDLFTHMLHLRGLLQLAAHMEERGDRVTLISPEAITLVGADMTTDERVTTSKGATVEAGNAYSVLRTLKGHDAPEYAVTREELKALNARAVSELEASDAMRAFGDTLARIGAPAAAPAPAEAATERPGRGRRGAEAEAPTDQPAA; the protein is encoded by the coding sequence ATGGATACCCTGCTGAAGAAAGCGGGCGCGATGCTCGCCCACCTCGACCTCTTCACGCACATGCTGCACCTGCGGGGGCTGCTGCAACTCGCCGCCCACATGGAGGAGCGGGGCGACCGCGTGACCCTGATCTCGCCCGAGGCGATCACGCTGGTGGGGGCCGACATGACCACCGACGAGCGCGTGACCACCAGCAAGGGCGCGACCGTGGAGGCCGGGAACGCCTACAGCGTGCTGCGGACCCTCAAGGGCCACGACGCGCCGGAGTACGCCGTCACCCGGGAGGAACTCAAAGCGCTGAATGCCCGTGCGGTCTCGGAACTGGAAGCCAGCGACGCGATGCGGGCCTTCGGGGACACGCTGGCGCGGATCGGCGCTCCGGCGGCGGCCCCGGCTCCTGCCGAGGCGGCGACCGAGCGGCCGGGGCGGGGTCGGCGTGGGGCGGAGGCCGAGGCGCCGACGGATCAGCCTGCGGCCTGA
- the rpsO gene encoding 30S ribosomal protein S15, which produces MIDKQQTIQTYAKSANDTGSTAVQVALLTERINNLSRHLTENKKDKHGQRGLQLLNGQRRRLLKYLERTSYDEYIALTDQLGIRRGQRIVR; this is translated from the coding sequence GTGATCGACAAACAGCAGACCATCCAGACCTACGCCAAGAGCGCGAACGACACCGGGAGCACCGCTGTGCAGGTGGCCCTCCTCACCGAGCGCATCAACAACCTGTCCCGGCACCTGACCGAGAACAAAAAGGACAAGCACGGCCAGCGCGGCCTGCAACTCCTCAACGGCCAGCGCCGCCGCCTCCTGAAGTACCTGGAGCGCACCAGCTACGACGAGTACATTGCCCTGACCGACCAGCTCGGCATCCGCCGCGGCCAGCGCATCGTTCGCTAA
- a CDS encoding S1C family serine protease has product MNANRTAAPRGLILLAALLVAADTVYAQPAAPAAVPAAPATPTRAAPAPLTAAETASLRALYEKLRPATLRIEDCPPNDCTEPNGVGTAFHIGDGYALTAYHVVSEGRNLSAVTLGKGRYTLEVVGFDENSDTALLKVNLPAQIPSMPLATARPAVGAPTLAIGNGNGTFLTLKTGRVTGLDVASDQADFPSGVLELNTRLQPGDSGGPIINAQGEVVGVISYISVARRGGITSYAVPVTRTDARLAELRRGVKREYPVIGVGLDSWLDFLTNLPADRFAEADELLGLGLGTTPGAFFTRVSPGSPAAQAGLRALDYDEDGKRIAGDIVTAVNGQRVNNFSDFQFAVRRYQPGDTITLRVLRDGKTLDLRLTLVPRTAVRN; this is encoded by the coding sequence ATGAACGCCAACCGGACCGCCGCGCCGCGCGGCCTGATCCTCCTGGCCGCCCTGCTGGTCGCGGCCGACACTGTCTACGCCCAACCCGCCGCCCCCGCTGCCGTCCCGGCGGCTCCCGCCACGCCGACCCGCGCGGCCCCCGCGCCCCTCACGGCGGCCGAGACCGCGTCGCTGCGGGCGCTCTACGAGAAGCTGCGCCCCGCCACCCTGCGGATCGAGGACTGCCCGCCCAACGACTGCACCGAGCCCAACGGGGTGGGCACCGCCTTTCACATCGGGGACGGCTACGCGCTGACCGCCTACCACGTCGTGTCGGAGGGCCGCAACCTCAGCGCGGTGACGCTGGGCAAGGGGCGCTACACCCTGGAAGTCGTGGGCTTCGACGAGAACTCGGACACGGCCCTGCTGAAGGTGAACCTGCCCGCCCAGATTCCGTCCATGCCGCTGGCGACCGCGCGTCCGGCGGTGGGGGCGCCCACGCTCGCCATCGGCAACGGCAACGGCACCTTCCTGACCCTCAAGACCGGGCGCGTCACCGGGCTGGACGTGGCGTCGGATCAGGCCGACTTCCCCTCGGGGGTGCTCGAACTCAATACCCGGTTGCAGCCCGGCGACAGCGGCGGTCCGATCATCAACGCGCAGGGCGAGGTGGTCGGCGTCATCAGCTACATCAGCGTGGCGCGGCGGGGCGGCATCACGTCCTACGCGGTGCCCGTCACCCGCACGGATGCCCGGCTGGCCGAGCTGCGGCGGGGGGTCAAGCGCGAATACCCGGTGATCGGGGTGGGGCTGGACTCGTGGCTGGACTTCCTGACCAATCTGCCCGCCGACCGCTTTGCCGAAGCCGACGAGCTGCTGGGTCTGGGACTGGGCACCACCCCTGGCGCCTTCTTTACCCGTGTGTCGCCCGGCAGTCCCGCCGCCCAGGCCGGACTCCGCGCCCTCGACTACGACGAGGACGGCAAGCGCATCGCGGGCGACATCGTGACCGCCGTGAACGGGCAGCGGGTCAACAACTTCTCCGACTTCCAGTTCGCGGTGCGGCGCTACCAGCCCGGCGACACCATCACCCTGCGCGTGTTGCGCGACGGCAAGACGCTCGACCTGCGCCTGACGCTGGTGCCGCGCACCGCTGTGCGCAACTGA
- a CDS encoding gamma-glutamylcyclotransferase family protein, with protein sequence MSPESPPRVFVYGTLRPGGRNAALAARFGPPQAQAATLSGFRLLHLSPENYPALVPGEPGERVRGEVLTYAPEVWARVLPLLDALEGVGETPPLYHRQRVTVVLAPGEAEEVWTYVYARTARLALPGAAPVPGGDWVQRP encoded by the coding sequence ATGAGTCCCGAGTCTCCTCCCCGCGTCTTCGTGTACGGCACCCTGCGGCCCGGCGGGCGCAATGCGGCGCTGGCCGCACGCTTCGGCCCGCCCCAGGCGCAGGCGGCGACCCTGTCCGGCTTCCGGCTGCTGCACCTCTCGCCCGAGAACTACCCCGCCCTCGTGCCGGGGGAGCCCGGCGAGCGCGTCCGGGGCGAGGTGCTGACCTACGCGCCGGAGGTCTGGGCACGGGTCCTTCCCCTGCTCGACGCGCTCGAAGGGGTGGGCGAGACGCCGCCCCTGTACCACCGGCAGCGGGTAACCGTGGTACTTGCGCCGGGCGAGGCGGAGGAGGTCTGGACCTACGTGTACGCCAGGACTGCGCGACTCGCCCTTCCCGGCGCGGCGCCCGTGCCCGGCGGCGACTGGGTCCAGCGCCCATAA
- a CDS encoding GNAT family N-acetyltransferase, with amino-acid sequence MTLPPTIRRVTDPNDPALAAFGEIQERSYYAPDLLIPPAAFGRLVSGGGREPRRDRILVAEDASGRVLGGTVYHLLPEAGFSSFLAVAPEARGQGVSHALNGVRLEDVRSHGLAGLFADSVFAGRQSPEERAAEARIGTDPHARRRALHALGYRTADLPYWQPVGGPDGGPLTDLDLLFHPLDGADTVPTSLIAATMEAYWSGWLGKSRARREAQALAERAEADRVRLLPAMETPRYWRAG; translated from the coding sequence ATGACGCTTCCCCCCACCATTCGCCGGGTCACCGACCCGAACGACCCCGCCCTCGCCGCCTTCGGGGAGATTCAGGAACGCAGCTACTACGCCCCCGACCTGCTGATTCCACCCGCCGCCTTCGGGCGCCTGGTGTCGGGCGGGGGCCGGGAACCGCGACGCGACCGAATCCTGGTGGCTGAGGACGCCTCCGGCCGCGTGCTGGGCGGCACCGTGTACCACCTGCTGCCGGAGGCGGGCTTCAGTTCCTTTCTCGCGGTGGCGCCCGAAGCACGGGGGCAGGGGGTGAGCCACGCGCTGAACGGCGTACGGCTGGAGGACGTGCGCTCGCACGGCCTGGCGGGCCTCTTCGCCGACAGCGTGTTCGCGGGTCGCCAGAGCCCCGAGGAACGGGCCGCCGAAGCCCGCATCGGCACCGATCCTCACGCCCGCCGCCGCGCCCTGCACGCGCTGGGCTACCGCACCGCCGACCTCCCCTACTGGCAGCCCGTCGGCGGGCCGGACGGCGGCCCCCTGACCGACCTCGACCTGCTGTTTCACCCGCTGGACGGGGCCGACACGGTGCCCACCAGCCTGATCGCCGCCACGATGGAGGCGTACTGGTCGGGCTGGCTGGGAAAAAGCCGTGCCCGCCGCGAAGCACAGGCCCTGGCCGAGCGAGCTGAAGCGGACCGGGTGCGCCTGCTGCCCGCGATGGAGACGCCGAGGTACTGGCGGGCGGGGTAG
- a CDS encoding ABC transporter substrate-binding protein: protein MHKYALASLILLSGALGTASARDLAAIKASGVLYVGTEPTYAPFTYTQGKKIVGFEAELAEAIARELGVKVEWRPSGFDTLLIGLDRDRFDLVISSHGITPERQKAVDFATPHYCSGGVVLAKSNGPLTVAALKGKAVGVQLGTTYAQRAQKLPGLGSVKTYPTNADALQMLLNGRVNAFVTDRFVALEARKKFPQANLKLGEMLFQEKIGIAVKKGNTPLRNAVNAALRDVMADGTYKKISTKYFGEDIRCK from the coding sequence ATGCATAAGTATGCGCTCGCCTCCCTGATCCTGCTCTCCGGCGCCCTCGGCACCGCCTCGGCCCGCGACCTCGCGGCGATCAAGGCGTCGGGGGTGCTGTACGTGGGCACCGAACCCACCTACGCGCCCTTCACCTACACCCAGGGCAAGAAGATCGTGGGCTTCGAGGCCGAACTCGCCGAGGCGATCGCCCGCGAGCTGGGCGTCAAGGTGGAGTGGCGGCCCAGCGGCTTCGACACGCTGCTGATCGGCTTGGACCGGGACCGCTTCGACCTCGTGATCTCCAGCCACGGCATCACCCCGGAGCGGCAGAAGGCGGTGGACTTTGCCACCCCCCACTACTGCTCGGGCGGCGTGGTGCTCGCCAAGTCGAACGGCCCCCTCACCGTCGCGGCGCTGAAGGGCAAGGCGGTCGGGGTGCAACTGGGCACCACCTACGCGCAGCGGGCGCAGAAGCTCCCCGGCCTGGGCAGCGTGAAGACCTACCCCACCAACGCCGACGCGCTCCAGATGCTGCTCAACGGCCGGGTGAACGCCTTTGTCACCGACCGCTTCGTCGCGCTGGAAGCCCGCAAGAAGTTCCCGCAGGCGAACCTCAAGCTGGGCGAGATGCTCTTTCAGGAGAAGATCGGCATCGCCGTCAAGAAAGGGAATACGCCGCTGCGGAACGCCGTCAACGCCGCCCTGCGCGACGTGATGGCGGACGGCACCTACAAGAAGATTTCCACGAAGTACTTCGGTGAAGACATTCGCTGCAAGTAG